The region TTTGAATTTGATCACTTTCATTTGAATTTTTCACAATTTCAAATAGTCTTTTACACGCATCATCAATGGTGGTATCGGGAATTTTTTTGATAAAACGAATAGCATCCAAAATCTGTAAAAACGGAATATTCTTTTCTGTAATGGTATTCTTCTGTTTGACAAAACTAATTTTGTATAATCCACGCTGCAAGGTCGGTCGCGTTTCATTCCGCCCAATTTGTATAGTATTACTGACCTGAGTTGTTAAGCCCAGCTTTGTGTAAATCGAATAACCAGTGAGGTATCCGGTAAGATTATCTCCTTTACCTAATAAGTCTTTTACTACCTGGTACTGATCAGGCGGAACCAAACCAAAACTGGTTTCTTTAGGTTTATAATATTTACCTTTTGAAAGTTTTGCAATCTCCCCTTTAGCTACCATTCTGTTCAGTGCCTTGATGATTGCTTCCCGATCATTCACATCAGGGTTAAAGTCCCTATAGGTGAATACATAACTAATAGGAAGCCTACTAATTGTATTTCTTATATAATCAGATACTTGCATCTACTTATAGTTTCTGCAAATATACGATAAATGTCCAGTTTTTAAATAAAAAAACTGGACATTTTAAGCTTTAAAATCATTATCATTTCCCCGTAGCAAATTGTCATCGGGGTTGTTTAAGGTATTTTTTGAGTACGGAGGTTTGGAATATGCTCATGAATAAATTGAATTAATGTTCTGCTGCTTTATTTCCCAAATATAGCAAAGTTTACATAAAATGCAGGGTGTAGCCGGAAAATTGTAATAGTACAGCAGAACAATGCGGTCTGTGGGTTTATTTGCCTATACAAAAATTCTTGAAAATATGGCCCAGCACATCATCGGGGGTGATGGTTTGGCCGGTGATGTCGGCGATGTGGTCTAAAACCTGGCGAATTTCGAAGGAGAGCAGGTCACCCGGGAGCTGGTTTTCGAGGCCTTCAGTGATGCGCTCAATGCCTTCGTGAATGTGCTGCAGGGCTTCTACATGGCGAATATTGGTGACCAACAATTGATCTTCGTTTTCAAGGCCACGGGTGCCATGCTCCACAAGTTTCTGAATTAGGACTTCAATACCGCGTTCCTCCAATGCCGAAATACTGATAACATCTTCTCCATCGAAATACTGCTCATAATTTTTGTCGGCATGCTCTAAAAGGTCGACCTTATTGGCAACCAAAATTACAGGAACCTCTTCTCCTGCCTCATTACGAATTTTCTGCAACGCTTCCTTCACGGGTGTTTCATCGGCACGTGCATCAAAAAGGTAAAGTACCACGCGCGCCCTGGAAACTTTTTGCAGAGTGAGTGCAATGCCTTTTGTTTCTATTTCATCGGTAGATTCACGAATGCCGGCTGTATCGATAAACCGGAACTCATAACCGTCAATCACCATAGTATCTTCAATTACATCGCGGGTGGTTCCGGCAATTTCGCTCACTATGGCACGATCTTCATTTAAAAGTCTGTTAAGCAGTGTTGACTTACCCACGTTGGGTTCACCCACTATGGCCACAGGAATACCATTTTTAATGGCATTTCCGAGCTCAAATGATTTCGATAATGAAAGTACTTCCTTATCTATTTCTGCAAGCAAATCAAAAAGCTGTTTACGGTCGGCAAATTCGACATCCTCCTCACTAAAATCGAGCTCCAGCTCAATGAGCGAAGTAAAATCCATTAACCGCGTGCGCAATTGTTCCAGTTTAGATGAGAATTCGCCTTTCATTTGTCGCATGGCCACTTTATGCGCCATGCGGTTACGTGAGCTAATGAGGTCGGCAACTGCTTCGGCCTGCGAAAGGTCCATTTTACCATTCATGAATGCCCGCTGGGTGAACTCACCCGGCCTGGCAACACGGGCACCTGCCCCCACAAAAACTTGCAAAATACGATGTTGAATATATACTGAACCATGGCATGCAACCTCTACCATATCTTCGCCTGTGTAAGATTTGGGTGCCTGAAATCGCGATACCATGACCTCATCAATTGTTTCATCCTGATATACAAACCTGGCAAATTGCTGATGATTCACTTCCAGTGATTCTAAGGTTTTTTTAGATTGTATAAACTCAGCAGCAATGCTAACAGCTTTTTGTCCACTGAGCCGAATAATTGCGATGGCACCTTCACCGGGAGCAGTAGAAATGGCACAAATTGTATCGTCAAAATCTGCTAAATGCCTCATATCTGTGTTATCCTTTTGTTGAATAATAGCTAAACAATTCCCAGGCAATGTACATTACATAAATCACAATAAGTGTCCATCCGGCTTTTTTTCCAAGCCGCCAACGGTTGGCAATAAATATCAGCAACATCAGCACAATACTACCAAGTAAAATTAATGCCGATGTAAAAAGGGTTTCATTACCTACATGAATTGGTTTATTGTAAAGTGTGAGAAAAACAATCCAGGGCAAACCTAAACCCACCAATACATCAAACACATTGGAACCAATGGCATTGCTTATACCCATATCGCCCTTACCTCTTTTAGAGACCAGCACAGAAGAAATCAGGTCCGGGATGGAAGTACCGGCAGCCAGTACGGTTAATGCAATAATTGCTTCAGGGATATCAAAAAAGTGGGCTACCTCAATGGCGCTTTCCACCAGCACCCAACTAAAAAATGCGATCCATACTATACTTGCAAGAAACTGTCCGATATAGTGCCTAAAGGGGAACATTAACTTAAAAACAAAATTAATTATGCCCGGTTTCTTAACGGCAGGCTCATCAGCTTCGACAGGCTCCGGTTCAGGTTTATACTGCACCCAATGCTTCCATTTCATTACTACCCAAACGTACATTGCATACAAGACCAGCAGTAAAATGGCTTCCCACCAAAGAATTGCCCCATCAAGAAATGTAAAAACAAGCAGTAACACACTTAACAAATAAAACCCAAGATCGCGCACCACGGGTTTCCAATTAATTACTGCCGTGCGTACAACTGCAACTGCACCACTGATCACAAGCAAATTGAAAAGGGCTGAACCTAGGATTGTTCCTACGCCAATTTCTCCATGTCCGCCTATTTCCCCGGATTCGGCAGGAACAAAAACCGCAAACAGAGCTATAAACAGCTCCGGAGCCGAGGAGCCAACAGCCATAAGTGTGGCACCTGCCACGTCTGAAGGCATTTTAAGTTTTGTACCAATTTCATCTAGCGCCGGAATAAAATACCGATCACAAATTACACCCAATGCGTAAAAAGAGGCAAGTAATATGAGTATATGAATAACTATCATTGCTTGTGTTTTAATTGATACCGGGCATATAACAATTCAAAGTTCCTTCTGTTTGACCATTGCGCGTCATTTACGCGGGCTACAATTTGCCGGCAACGGCTTTTAAAATCAGAAAGTATGCCATTTTTATGCATATAATCTAAAGCATTTTTGAATTGTGTCTCAAAACTTTTAAAAAATGCCACATTTGTGCGATTTTGCTCAATCGTAAAGAGTATGGCAATCTCAATGGCGTAAAGTCGTATATCCGCAATAATGTCAGGCGGCACACCAAGGAATGATAATTCCCTTATGGCTTTCTGGCCTATGCTTCGCCGGGCTTTAATTCTTTTGCCATAAACCGGAAAATACTCTTTACTGATTCTGGCTTTCCACTCATCAATAATTTTCCTGATATCAGGATTAAGCAAAAAGTCGTAATATTTTTTTACTTCCTTCGAAGTTGTATACAGTTCAATTATCTGGTCTTCCAGGTCCTCTTTAGATAATTGGCTGAAATATTTTTTTAGTTGTTGTTTTCCCATACTCAAATCAATTACCGTTTTCCGCAGCAATATAGTTTTCATTACTTCTGCATACCGCTCCGGCAAAACTGATTCCACGCTCTATAGCCAGTTCAAAATGTGTTCTGTTTTTAATAGCCTCTATACCATATGAAACAAAGCCTGCAGTAAATCCATCGCCAGCGCCTACAGAACTTACAACATCTATTTCAGGCACCTGGAATATGAAATGTTCATCATTAAACACTGCTTCTACCGGACCAGCGCCCTGGGTTAAGATATATTTTTGAGCACTATGCTTATTCAGGTATTTTTTCCAGTCATCATGACTTTTGCTGCCGGTAATATGAAAAAGATCTTCTGCAGAAACCTTAACCAAATCTGCCAGCTCAATCATACGCGCAATTCTTTCATATCTTTCAGGATGCTCATCAAGGTGTTTGCTTCTGATATTTGGATCGTAAACCACATTAACATTATTTTTCCGCGACTTTTCAATGACATCCAGCACATTGCCGAAATTGTGGTCATCTATGGCATAAAAAGATCCCGTTACGAGAAACTCTGCATTAGAGAAGTCTATTTCAAAAGGGTGCCCATTTAAGCGTTCATCCCTGTAGAAATTGTAATTCGGCACCATTTGTGCATTTAAAAAAGCAAGTGCAAGGTTACTTTTCGCCTTTGCTACGGGTCTATAGCAATCGGTGCCAACCCCATTTTTTTGTAAAAACAACCTTGATTGATTTCCTAAGAAATCATCGGCATAAAAACCCGCAAAAGCAACATCCTTTCCTGCGCGACCAATTGATATGGCAACATTATACATACTTCCGCCATGAACCGATGCTGCGGGCTGATTATTTTTAAAAAGTATATCGTATACAGCCTCTCCGAGTGTGTAAATCATAACAAATCTTTATCATAGATCAATTTTCAAAAGTACAAAGCGTTTATGAAATAATATGCAATTCATAAACTTTTTTACCACTATTCGTTGTTAATCAGAATAAGTTATCTTTTTTCGTTATAAACCATAAGTGTTTTTATATATTTGGTCAATAATACTGAATATTTTGAAGTATACAATTTATATATTGGCAGTGGTTTTTATTTTAATCACGAGTTGCAAAGAAGAGAAAGACTGCCTTGATTATGGGGGCAATAGTGGTTTAATTTTATATGAAGTCGAAATGGGCAAATGTTACAGTGTGCTCGATACATCGAAGATCGTTGTAAATGATACTGTTTTATTCAAAAAATTACCCCAATTCACGATTGACAGTGTGCAAAAAAGCCTTGGTTGTGCACCAAGCCCATCACGGCCGGCACTCGATTTTGATACAATAACACTCTTAGGCGCCAAAACAGAAGCAAAAGGTTGTATTGTTACTTATGAAAGAAAAGTAAACTATAGCGAGGCCGACAATAACATTATATATACAATTGATATACACGAATGTGGCGAGTGCAATGAAAACCGCATAAGCATGAATTGGGTTGCCATAAAAAAGCGTAAAAATATAGATAACCTTCAAGTATTAGTAAGGTACCACTAGATCCCTTAATATATCATTAACATTTAATGTCAGGCCCTAATAAACAAAAATTTATATATTTGTTTTTAATGTAAAGAAGCAAACGGCAAATGGCCTTTAACTTAGAAAATTGGATAGCTCAAAAAACACAGGAGCAAGTTATATTCACTTTTAAAGGTGAATTATCAGAGTCCATGCTGACCGATTTGCTTGTAATTGTTGAAAATAAACTTGAAGGAGTAGAGGCCAGTAAAAAAATCAGGAAGAAGGTGTACAATGTTGCTATTGAGTCTTTACAAAACCTTTTTCATCATTCGTGCCCTGTGTTTTTGAATGGCACACAAAAAAAAGATGTTCGATATTCAATTATGATAATTACCTATAGTAAAAATGCCATAAAAGTTACAACAGGCAATTTTGTAGATGAACAAAAATCGAATTTCTTAAAAAAACATATAGATAAAATTAACAAATTATCAAAAGATGAGCTCAAAATACTCTACAAGGACATACTTGACAACCAGCAGTTTAGCGACAAAGGTGGTGGAGGTTTAGGCCTTGTAGACATTGCGCGGAAAGCTGAAAATAAGATTAATTATAATTTTTATTCTGATAAAAAATCATTATCTTTTTTCGATTTTAGTATTGAGATTAAACAATAAATGAAAAGACAATATGGATCCAATAAAAATTGAAGGTACTCCAAAAACGCCAACGGTCAATTTTAACGCTGAAAAAGGGAACATCGAAATTAAAGGCCGTTCAATACCTGAGAACTCTATTGAGTTTTACAAACCATTGGTAGACTGGTTAGAGGAATACATGAACAACCCCAAAGAATTAACAGAGGTGGATATTCAATTGGAGTATTTCAATACCAGTTCTTCAAAATGCATTCTCGATGTTTTCAAAAAGCTTGAAGCCATTTACAAAGGTGGTAATGAAGTAGTTATTAACTGGCACTACGAAGAAGATGATGAAGATATGCTTGAAGCTGGTGAAGATTACCAATCTATTATAAAAATTCCATTTAAAATGATGGAAATCGAAGAGTAGTTTGTATAAGTACAAAAACATATAATGCCTCTGGAATTCGCTTTCAGAGGCAACTTTTATTTTCAGGATTTCACCCGCTCCACTACCTTCTCGATCCAGGCAAACAATTTCACCAACCACCTTTTGTAAAGAATTATAAAAGATAATATATTCATTAGCCACAGCACAATGAGATTTACCCAATAAGTCGGGAAAAAACTACCAAGGAATTTCTTATATGGCGAATAAAAATGCGCACGGATAAACTCAGGTTCTGGATCTTTATATATTGGATCCATCTTTTGATATAAGCGCCCGTTATACTCTATAATACGATCAAAAGAATTGCTATTACGCACAAACTCGCTAAGTTGATCATTGGCATTATTCATCTTTAGCCTTATAAATGATTCATTGTCCATGAGTTTTGCTCGTTTTTCTTCCAGAAGTTCATCCTTCTGACGAGAGGCACTATTATAAAGGTTGATATAATATTTACGCATATCTTCCAACAATCGATGCACATTTTGAATAACTTGTTGATTTATGGCATCAGGCGTAATTTGGTCGGTTTGAGCGAAACTAAACAGCTCATTCTCCTGTATTTGCTTTTTCAACTCTTCTCTTACAAGCCGCAAGTTGTAGGCAAACTTCTCTGGATTTGTGTCATCATTATTTAACTGCCGCTCGATAGTGTTGAGTTTATTTTCGATCTCTTTCAACCAATAATCCTTATGGTAAATAGCCTCACTCATGACCTTGTTGTATGGATAATAATCCTTTTCAAAAGCATTATTCTTATACTGATGCACAGCCAACCCTTCATAGGCCCAGCGGGCCGCAATAATTTCCCCGTACCATGGTATTGAGGTTGGTGAAGATACACTGGGGTTTAGCTGATCATATCTTACAATTATACCACTCAGGATAAGTTGTGGAATAACCAAAAATGGAATTAGTATGTAAATGGTAACTACCGTTTTAAATAAGTCAGAAATAATAAGCCCCATCATATTGGCTACACTCCATGCAGAAAACAGCATGAGCCAATAGTGAAAATTCATTCCGGGTATTTCCATCACGGAATTTCCGACAAGCACAAAAAGCAAAGCCTGCAAGGCACTTATAAATAGCAATATTGCAACCTTCGAGGTTAAATAGCTAAACCAGCTTAGGTTTAAAAAGCGCTCTCTGCGCAATATTTTGCGGTCTTTAATTATTTCCTCGGCACTAACTGTTAGGCCAATAAATATGGCTACAATTACAGACATGAAAATATAGACCGGGAGGTTATTATTTTCGAAAAGTGTATACCCTAGTTTATTAGTGGCATCGACATTATAAAACTTTACAATAAAGGAAAGTATGAATGCAAGTAACGGCGCTTCGAGCATATTAATTAACATGTATTGTCTGTTAGAAAACTTCGACAATACGTCGCGCATTACAAATACCCTGAACTGCTTTAGCAATCCCGGTGCCTTAAAGTCAATTTTAGGCAGGCTCCGCTTTTCTTTTTCCTTGAAGAGGTATGGGTTTTTGTCGGAGCGCAGAAACTTTCTGGACCATTCTGATGGACCTATTTTACGGGTTTTAGTTAGATTTCCATATTCATCAAGTACATTTGCTTCGACAATGTTGAAAATTTGCTCACTATTAACGTTACCACAACAATGGCACTCACTTTCATTCCAGTCAGCCTGGTGAATGCGGGATTTGAAGTACATAATAGAATCAACGGGGTTCCCATAATAAATCATGAAACCGCCATAATCAAGCAACAACAACTTATCGAACATTTTAAATATATCGGAGCTTGGTTGGTGAATCACAACAAAAATGAGTTTGCCCTTAAGCGTTAATTCTTTTAGCAGGTCCATGATATTCTCTGAATCCCGCGAAGAGAGGCCACTGGTAGGTTCATCAAGGAAGAGTACAGATGGCTCCCTGATTAATTCCAGTGCAATATTGAGTCTTTTCCGTTGTCCGCCACTGATTTTTTTATTTAGCGGACTACCCACGGTCATATCTTTTATCTCATACAAGCCCAAATTTTGTAGTGCAGTGACAACCTTTTTTAAAATGATAGGTTTCGACAGGTTTCCAAAGCAGAGGAGTGCATTATAATACAGATTCTGAAAAACTGTTAGCTCTTCAATTAGCAAATCATCTTGTGATACATAACCGATGAGTCCCTGTATTTTATCCTCCTCCTCATGAATGTTGTACCCGTTAATAAGCACC is a window of Salinivirga cyanobacteriivorans DNA encoding:
- a CDS encoding DUF6088 family protein; this translates as MQVSDYIRNTISRLPISYVFTYRDFNPDVNDREAIIKALNRMVAKGEIAKLSKGKYYKPKETSFGLVPPDQYQVVKDLLGKGDNLTGYLTGYSIYTKLGLTTQVSNTIQIGRNETRPTLQRGLYKISFVKQKNTITEKNIPFLQILDAIRFIKKIPDTTIDDACKRLFEIVKNSNESDQIQMIRLAKKYPPATRAFLGAMLERVLGNRAVEPLSKSLNPITKYKIGVSSTCLPNATKWNIL
- the mnmE gene encoding tRNA uridine-5-carboxymethylaminomethyl(34) synthesis GTPase MnmE, giving the protein MRHLADFDDTICAISTAPGEGAIAIIRLSGQKAVSIAAEFIQSKKTLESLEVNHQQFARFVYQDETIDEVMVSRFQAPKSYTGEDMVEVACHGSVYIQHRILQVFVGAGARVARPGEFTQRAFMNGKMDLSQAEAVADLISSRNRMAHKVAMRQMKGEFSSKLEQLRTRLMDFTSLIELELDFSEEDVEFADRKQLFDLLAEIDKEVLSLSKSFELGNAIKNGIPVAIVGEPNVGKSTLLNRLLNEDRAIVSEIAGTTRDVIEDTMVIDGYEFRFIDTAGIRESTDEIETKGIALTLQKVSRARVVLYLFDARADETPVKEALQKIRNEAGEEVPVILVANKVDLLEHADKNYEQYFDGEDVISISALEERGIEVLIQKLVEHGTRGLENEDQLLVTNIRHVEALQHIHEGIERITEGLENQLPGDLLSFEIRQVLDHIADITGQTITPDDVLGHIFKNFCIGK
- a CDS encoding calcium/sodium antiporter; amino-acid sequence: MIVIHILILLASFYALGVICDRYFIPALDEIGTKLKMPSDVAGATLMAVGSSAPELFIALFAVFVPAESGEIGGHGEIGVGTILGSALFNLLVISGAVAVVRTAVINWKPVVRDLGFYLLSVLLLVFTFLDGAILWWEAILLLVLYAMYVWVVMKWKHWVQYKPEPEPVEADEPAVKKPGIINFVFKLMFPFRHYIGQFLASIVWIAFFSWVLVESAIEVAHFFDIPEAIIALTVLAAGTSIPDLISSVLVSKRGKGDMGISNAIGSNVFDVLVGLGLPWIVFLTLYNKPIHVGNETLFTSALILLGSIVLMLLIFIANRWRLGKKAGWTLIVIYVMYIAWELFSYYSTKG
- a CDS encoding DUF6155 family protein — encoded protein: MGKQQLKKYFSQLSKEDLEDQIIELYTTSKEVKKYYDFLLNPDIRKIIDEWKARISKEYFPVYGKRIKARRSIGQKAIRELSFLGVPPDIIADIRLYAIEIAILFTIEQNRTNVAFFKSFETQFKNALDYMHKNGILSDFKSRCRQIVARVNDAQWSNRRNFELLYARYQLKHKQ
- a CDS encoding PfkB family carbohydrate kinase, giving the protein MIYTLGEAVYDILFKNNQPAASVHGGSMYNVAISIGRAGKDVAFAGFYADDFLGNQSRLFLQKNGVGTDCYRPVAKAKSNLALAFLNAQMVPNYNFYRDERLNGHPFEIDFSNAEFLVTGSFYAIDDHNFGNVLDVIEKSRKNNVNVVYDPNIRSKHLDEHPERYERIARMIELADLVKVSAEDLFHITGSKSHDDWKKYLNKHSAQKYILTQGAGPVEAVFNDEHFIFQVPEIDVVSSVGAGDGFTAGFVSYGIEAIKNRTHFELAIERGISFAGAVCRSNENYIAAENGN
- a CDS encoding SiaB family protein kinase, with amino-acid sequence MAFNLENWIAQKTQEQVIFTFKGELSESMLTDLLVIVENKLEGVEASKKIRKKVYNVAIESLQNLFHHSCPVFLNGTQKKDVRYSIMIITYSKNAIKVTTGNFVDEQKSNFLKKHIDKINKLSKDELKILYKDILDNQQFSDKGGGGLGLVDIARKAENKINYNFYSDKKSLSFFDFSIEIKQ
- a CDS encoding DUF1987 domain-containing protein, giving the protein MDPIKIEGTPKTPTVNFNAEKGNIEIKGRSIPENSIEFYKPLVDWLEEYMNNPKELTEVDIQLEYFNTSSSKCILDVFKKLEAIYKGGNEVVINWHYEEDDEDMLEAGEDYQSIIKIPFKMMEIEE
- a CDS encoding ATP-binding cassette domain-containing protein, whose translation is MSERILKALMQLFAIIAKPLADGSDRRLVVNSFLNQMLNQELANEYLQVYDYYYSIYQKKLSVKHKRKKSIALSSVKVLKICTEINNELTHQQKRVVLFRLLEFIKTDNEISDQELEFVETVASTFYIPDKEFIKIKAFVLYDFDRLPNSSQLLVIDDQKNDPDMLVNHIQTPGMRGQVRVFSIVEANMYVMRYIGDDELYLNGQLVQQDKVYVLTFGSSMRNSRIKPIYYSDIISAFSDLTRDELIKYDVKKVSYQFPNGHIGLHKISFTEESGNLIGIMGASGAGKSTLLNVLNGIHKPTEGEVLINGYNIHEEEDKIQGLIGYVSQDDLLIEELTVFQNLYYNALLCFGNLSKPIILKKVVTALQNLGLYEIKDMTVGSPLNKKISGGQRKRLNIALELIREPSVLFLDEPTSGLSSRDSENIMDLLKELTLKGKLIFVVIHQPSSDIFKMFDKLLLLDYGGFMIYYGNPVDSIMYFKSRIHQADWNESECHCCGNVNSEQIFNIVEANVLDEYGNLTKTRKIGPSEWSRKFLRSDKNPYLFKEKEKRSLPKIDFKAPGLLKQFRVFVMRDVLSKFSNRQYMLINMLEAPLLAFILSFIVKFYNVDATNKLGYTLFENNNLPVYIFMSVIVAIFIGLTVSAEEIIKDRKILRRERFLNLSWFSYLTSKVAILLFISALQALLFVLVGNSVMEIPGMNFHYWLMLFSAWSVANMMGLIISDLFKTVVTIYILIPFLVIPQLILSGIIVRYDQLNPSVSSPTSIPWYGEIIAARWAYEGLAVHQYKNNAFEKDYYPYNKVMSEAIYHKDYWLKEIENKLNTIERQLNNDDTNPEKFAYNLRLVREELKKQIQENELFSFAQTDQITPDAINQQVIQNVHRLLEDMRKYYINLYNSASRQKDELLEEKRAKLMDNESFIRLKMNNANDQLSEFVRNSNSFDRIIEYNGRLYQKMDPIYKDPEPEFIRAHFYSPYKKFLGSFFPTYWVNLIVLWLMNILSFIILYKRWLVKLFAWIEKVVERVKS